The Dyadobacter sandarakinus DNA window AGCTGACCCGAGTCAGGACAATGAAGATGCATTGCGGTACTACTTCAATCCGCCTTGGGGCAAGCTGATCAGGCGGCAGATGGTGGAGCAGTACAATTTGCGCTTTCAGGAGATTCTGGCTTCCAACGATATCTACTTTTCCATTACTTCGGCAAATCGGGCCAGGAAAATAGCAGCCACAACCGATGTGCTGTACATTATCACCGTAACGCCGGGTAGTATCAGCAATTCATTCAGCAAAGAGCACTTTGATACGCGCTTTAATGCTGCATTGCAGGCCAATGACTTTCTGCGGTCTATCAACAAGCGCAAGTACCAGCAGTCGGTACTGTATTACCTGGCCCGCTCGCATGCATTCGGCTGGAAGTACGTATTGTATGTAATGCAGAAACTTGTCCAGCACCGCTCCAACATTTTTATAGGGATTGAAAAAATTGTGGGTTACAAGAAGATGCTGAGCCAGCGCGAAAACCCTTCGTTTGTGCCTAAAAAGTAGGTTTATAGGGCATACAAAAAGACCGGCCGCCAGAAAGCTTCCTGGCGGCCGGTCTTTTTGTATAAAGTACTGCTCAACTTACCAGCTTGGCATTTTCGCGGAGATGCTTTTCATTAAACATGGAGCATAAAATCACCGTGTTCGGAAAATCAGTAAACAGTTGCTGAAGAATTTCATTGGGCTTCATTTCTTTTGCGGCACCACGCAAAGGAGAGAAGAAGATATTTGGTTTTTGAGCACGTGTCTTGATCAGATTGTCATAACCATCCACCCCGACAGAGTTGTCAAACTGAAGTACATCAAACCGATCGAGGTACGGCTGATGAAGTTCCTGCAGGGAGCGCTTGTAGGCAATTCCCCAGGCCCGGATCTTTCCTTCCTCCTTCAACCTTTGCGCAGCTTCACTCAGCTCATCAATATGCACCAGTTTTTCCAGCGGGTTATGCACAAAGAAGTAGTCGAGATGGTCGGAACCAAGCGCACGTAGGCTTTTTTCAAGGCTCCTTCTCATATCTGCTGCCCTGAACGGGATACGGTCGTGAAACATATCACCTCCTTTTCCAGGCTGGCCAGTAGGTGCCGGCTGCTTTTTAGGGACGAGGTCAACTTTCTTGTCACCGCTGCGCAGGTAGCGGACCAATGGTTTAAGCGGTTTCAGCAGTTCGGATTTCCAGTTTGCCATGATACCGAATTTGCTGGCTATGGTCATTTCGTTTCGGCGTTCTTTCAGGATTTTTCCTACAAACTCCTCTGCTTCGCCGTAGCCATAGGACCGTGCGAGATCGAAGTGGGAAATGCCGCAATCCAGTGCACAGTCGATAATGCGTTTTGCAGTTTTACCGTCAACCGCACCCAGGATAGGAGCACAGCCGAAGCCCAACGCGGAGGAGGGGATACCTTTTACCAATTCAACTTTTTTCATAAATCGTTTATCTGTGCAGCAAGTGCAGCTTTTGTAAGTAATGCTCCTTTTTTGTTTGACTAAATTTTACTCGCCAGAAAGTGGTCGCCGAGCCGGAAGGCTAATGCAATCAGTGTAGCCGTAGGGTTGGACTGTCCACTCGTCGGAAATACGGAGCTCCCTGCCAGGTAAAGATTCCCGTGGTCGAAAACGCGGCAATTTTCATCCACAACACCGTTTTCAGGGGAGGCAGCCATGCGTGTAGTACCAATATGGTGCTTCGAATCCCGCACATTCTTCTCCCAGCCATCTTGCTCCAGCCAGTCGTCCACGTCAATTTTGCCAAAGCCTACCGAAGTAAGGTAATCGCTGATCAGCTCGGTACAAGTCAGAAATGTATGGCGTACCTTTTCATCAATTTTCCATTTGACGATCGCTTTCGGCATGCCGAGTGCGTCCACTTCCTTGCTGAGTTCGATGTGATTCTCCGGTAACGCCTGCGATTCGGTCATCACATTGAGCCTGGCGCGGGCATTGGGTGTATATACCTTGCGGTTGATGTAGTAGTGCTTGGCAATAACGAGCAGCTCAGGAAGGTTTTTGACCAGCCTTAATGCCATTTTAAATTCTTCAAAAGACAAAGTCCCGCGAACCTGTTTACGGTAGATTTCTTTGGCAATGGTAAAAACATCATCTTCCTTGGTATAAAACTCGACGAAAGCCGTCGTGTTCAGGATCTCATGTTTTTTCTGGAAATCATCAGAAAAGAAGAACCTGGGCAGGATACGTGTTTTACCCAGGTAAAAATAGTTGAGGTAAGACTGTTGTTTCTTGCTCGAAATGAGCGTGCCTACCTCTGCCCTCGGGTGATCCTGAAGGAAGCGGCCTACCAGGTCGCGGGAGTTGCCTACGCCCAGGGGCTGCTGTTTATTCGACGCCAGCAAAATACGTGCGTTTTCAAGACCTCCGCACGCCAGCACATACTTTTTTGCTTTTACCTGGCCGCTCTTTTTGGTAAAGTTTTTGAACTCGATACGGTCAACCTGGCTGTGGTCGTCCGTAAGCCTGATATTGGTTACATTGGCGTTTTTCAGTAATGTAACATTTGCCGATTTGGTAATACCCTTTCTGTATTGCTCACGGAGATTTGGGAGCGGGCTCCACTTTGAAAACCTGAACTGAAGCTCGTCAATGGATGGCAGCGGTTCTTCTTTCAGGAGGGCGAAAATGTCGTTTTCATAGCCGGTAGGGTCCAGGTTAAGGAACTTGTCTACATCTGGATAATATTTCGAAACCGAATCATACGCGATCGGCCAGCCCGTGTTCGGCAGCCAGTCTCTCTGTGCAAAATCAATCCGGTCCAGCGGCAGCGATTGTCCTCCCCAGCGTGTGGTAGACCCTCCAAATACCCTGAAGCGACCATTATGTGCTCCTTCGAAAGGATGAAAAGGGGCTATGACATTGTAAAGTTCCTGGTTCTGATCCGTTACATTTTCGCCGCCGGCCTCAACGACCAGCACCTTGTAGTTGGAATTATAAAGTTTTGTGAGGATGGCCAATGAAGCGGCACCACTACCCACGATGCAGATATCTGCCTGAAAGTCGAGCGGGGCGCTGTCATCATTAAAATCAATAATCATACAGTTCTTGTTTAGCAAGTATGAGGTAAAAGTATTCGTTGAGTAAGGATGCACCTCAAAACCTGCGGCGTAACCGCTAAAAACCCACCTGGAAAAAGATTTGTAAAAAGCAGTGCAAATTTCCTGTTCCCGGGCGGCGTCTTAAATAAATCCGGAGGGCGTTTTTGTGTAAAATTTAAAACCTGATTTCAATCATTTATTCCGATGATCCGCATCATAGCTTTTCAGATAAGCTTAGCAAAAAAAGTAGCTTTTTAAGCACTTAAGAGGGATTATTCAGTTTTGGGTAGCACTTTGTCAAAGCTACCAACACCAGCTGATATTATCAAATTGAAACGCAAAAGCCAGCCTCTCCATGGTAGAGAAGCTGGCTGTTTACGTTAGCAATTACTTGAATATTAAAAATCATGAAATACCTTCATTGTCTCGGAAAAATCGTCGCAGCTTACCGTGAACAACAGTGTTCCTTTGGCATATCGCTGGATGTCGAGCTCAAAATCTTGTGAAAATTTCGTCTT harbors:
- a CDS encoding GMC oxidoreductase; the protein is MIIDFNDDSAPLDFQADICIVGSGAASLAILTKLYNSNYKVLVVEAGGENVTDQNQELYNVIAPFHPFEGAHNGRFRVFGGSTTRWGGQSLPLDRIDFAQRDWLPNTGWPIAYDSVSKYYPDVDKFLNLDPTGYENDIFALLKEEPLPSIDELQFRFSKWSPLPNLREQYRKGITKSANVTLLKNANVTNIRLTDDHSQVDRIEFKNFTKKSGQVKAKKYVLACGGLENARILLASNKQQPLGVGNSRDLVGRFLQDHPRAEVGTLISSKKQQSYLNYFYLGKTRILPRFFFSDDFQKKHEILNTTAFVEFYTKEDDVFTIAKEIYRKQVRGTLSFEEFKMALRLVKNLPELLVIAKHYYINRKVYTPNARARLNVMTESQALPENHIELSKEVDALGMPKAIVKWKIDEKVRHTFLTCTELISDYLTSVGFGKIDVDDWLEQDGWEKNVRDSKHHIGTTRMAASPENGVVDENCRVFDHGNLYLAGSSVFPTSGQSNPTATLIALAFRLGDHFLASKI
- a CDS encoding aldo/keto reductase, with the protein product MKKVELVKGIPSSALGFGCAPILGAVDGKTAKRIIDCALDCGISHFDLARSYGYGEAEEFVGKILKERRNEMTIASKFGIMANWKSELLKPLKPLVRYLRSGDKKVDLVPKKQPAPTGQPGKGGDMFHDRIPFRAADMRRSLEKSLRALGSDHLDYFFVHNPLEKLVHIDELSEAAQRLKEEGKIRAWGIAYKRSLQELHQPYLDRFDVLQFDNSVGVDGYDNLIKTRAQKPNIFFSPLRGAAKEMKPNEILQQLFTDFPNTVILCSMFNEKHLRENAKLVS
- a CDS encoding glycosyltransferase family A protein — encoded protein: MSDNVLGAVPGTSASIPEKKFSIIIPHKNATHLITRLLDSIPASPDIEIIIVDDSSTEDEKRKLREFDFGREVVLIFETAAKGAGRARNTALKHATGKWLLFADADDYFAGNMLSLIEKYYNAEEDIIFFGTGSVFNDDITQVAYRHQRYLKLVSDFVADPSQDNEDALRYYFNPPWGKLIRRQMVEQYNLRFQEILASNDIYFSITSANRARKIAATTDVLYIITVTPGSISNSFSKEHFDTRFNAALQANDFLRSINKRKYQQSVLYYLARSHAFGWKYVLYVMQKLVQHRSNIFIGIEKIVGYKKMLSQRENPSFVPKK